The following is a genomic window from Leptospira bouyouniensis.
AGGCGAAAGTAGACTTACTCAGTTTCCGTAAGCCATTTGCTGAAAAAGAGATTTATGATGTAAATTTGAAAGTTTCATCTTATAGTCGTTTGTCGAAGGGAAAATAAATGGCAAAAGAAAACGAATTAGAGGAAGATTTTGACTTAGAAGAAGATATGACCATTCAAGAGTCATTATTGGAAGAAGACAATGAATTGTTTGACGAAGATAATGATGAAGAACATACAAAGGTCAATCGCAAAGAAATTTTCATTTTAGTAACTATTTCCTTTGTTTCATTTTTGATTTTTACCATATTTATTTTTCCTCTAAATGAAATTGTACGTTCTATACTGATTAAAACTGGTAAAGAAACCGGTGTCATTATGGATGCTAAAGAAATCCATTTTCCTATGATTGGACGTAAATCATTTGATAGTTTTGTGGTTAGTTTACCTTCTGGAGCTGCTTTAAAAGCCGAAGAAGTGAGTCTCGGTATTTCCCTTTTGGGGATTTTACAATCCCGATTGGAAGGAGATGTGAACGTTGGCTATTTTAGTTATGAGGGGAGTGATCTTTCGATTGGAATCCAAACGATCGATTTACCAATTCGATTATCTCCCTTAGATGATAAAATTACAAAATGGAATGGAGAAGGTGAGATCACTCTTTCTGGTGGAAAAATCAAAGAGTCCATGGAGATTCCATTTTTAGGTTCGTTAAAGGGAACAGATATTAAAAAAGCAAATCTTCTCTTTAAGGTTCGATCTGGAAAGTTACTCATTGAACGAGGGACTCTCGATTCAAATATAGCGAAATTCCAATTCCAAGGAGTTGTAAGACTTTCCGATACAATTTCTTTTTCTCAATTGGATTTAAAAGTATGTTTCTCTTTTACGGACAAGTTTGCATTGGAAAGGCAAGATTTAGTGGGTATGGTGGCACTTTTGCCCCAAGAAGCTGGTAAAACTTGTATTCCTGTGAGAGGGACGTTATCATCTCCCAAAGTGGATCTACCCAACTTAAATCAATTAGGTGGTGGGATTCCTAAAACCGAAGATGGATCCATTGAACCGGCTCCAACTCCTTAAGCACCCAGATTTTTAAGTGTGAATTGTTTGATACACTCACTAGACTTGCTGTGTAAATTCAATCCATCAATTGATCCCATCATAGTGGATTGAATTCTTTATCATTCATTCCTCACTGATAAACAGGAAAAACTAAACAAACAGAATTCTTTGCTTCTGATCGCAAAAAAAAAAGATCCCAAATCTGGGATCTTTTTTCAAATCCAAACTCTCCTAGTAAAAAAGAGTTTGGAGTTGATTTTACTTTGTTTTTACGAACAACCAGTTGTTGATCCGCAAGAGATACACTTGAGGCAGGCACCATTTCTCACCATCTGGAAAGAACCACATTCAGTACAGGAATCTCCAGTGTAACCTTTGGTCCTTGCTTCAGCGATGATTTTGAGAGTTGCTGCTGCTGTTTGTGCTTGGGTTTGAGTTGGTTGTGCCGTTTGTCCCGCCACAGCTACCACTTCTTGTTTGTCCTCAAGGACTGATTTCATAGAAATCGCATTCACTTGTAGCGGGGTACGAGGACCGCTAGTCTCGGACTTTCCCACAGTTTCTCGTGCTGGTTCTGCTTTTCTTCCAACCTCATCTGTTCTTAAGTCTTCTGGCGATACTTGTGCCAAGTCGTATCGACCAAGATAAGTGATGGCAAGTTCTCTAAAGATATAGTCAATCACAGAAGTAGACATTTTGATATGTGGGTTTCCAGACACCATTCCATTTGGTTCAAATTTGAAGAATGTAAACGCTTCTACAAATTCTTCCAAAGGAACACCATGTTGTAAACCAAGAGAAACTGCGATCGCAAAGGCATTCATTAAAGAGCGGAATGCCGCACCTTCTTTGTGCATATCGATAAAGATTTCGCCTAGTTGGCCATCTTCATATTCTCCTGTTCGGAGATATACTTTGTGACCACCCACCATAGCTTTTTGAGTGTATCCTGCACGTCGATGAGGGAGTTTCCTTCTTTCCGAAATGTATTTATACACTAGTTTTTCTGCAACTTCTGTTACCGTTTTCGGAGTTGAACTTGTGCTTAGTTCTTCTTCCTCGTCTCCTACAGCACTTAACAACTGAAATACGGAGTTAAGTGGTTGTGAAAGTTTTGATCCGTCTCGGTAGAGAGCGTTTGCTTTGATCATCACTTTCCAGGACATGAGGTATGCATTTTTAACATCCTCAATGGTTGCCTCTTCTGGAAGGTTGATCGTTTTGGAAATTGCACCCGATATGAATGGCTGAGCCGCTGCCATGATTCGGATGTGTGATTGATAGGACAAAAAGCGTTTTCCATATTTACCACATTTGTTCGCACAATCAAAAACTGGAAGGTCCTTCTCTTTGATAAAAGGAGCATTTTCGATCGTCATAGTTCCACAAACATAGTCATTTGCTTGTGCAATTTCATCTGCTGTAAATCCCAATGTTTCTAATAAATTGAATCCCATTGAGTTGTAAAGAGAAGGGTCAATACCTAACGTTTTAGCAAGGAAATCTTCACCTAACGTAAATTTGTTAAATGCGAATTGGATATCAAAAACAAATGGAAGTTGTTTTTCCAATTTCTCCAATACATCTTCTGTGAATCCTTTTTCTTTTAAACGTGCTGTGTTGACACCTGGAGCTCCGTTAAAAGTGGCATGTCCTTTACAGTAGTTTACGATGGCATCTTGTTCTGCTTGGCTATACCCAAGTTTTTTCAGAGCTGCAGGAACTGATTGGTTAATGATTTTAAAGTAACCACCACCAGCCAATTTTTTATATTTCACAAGTGCAAAGTCAGGTTCGATCCCTGTTGTATCACAATCCATAACCAAACCAATGGTTCCTGTTGGTGCGATCACTGTCACTTGTGCATTACGATAACCATACTGTTCTCCAAGCTCCAACGCTCGGTCAGAATCTTCTTTTGCAGCTTCAAGTAGATACGAAGGTAAAAAGGATGGGTTGATTCCTACTGGAGTGATGGTTAATCCTTCGTATTCTTCTTTCGGTGCATTATAAGCGGCACGTCTATGGTTACGCATTACACGTAACATATGTTCTTTGTTTTTTTCGTAACCAGCAAACGGTCCTAGTTCTTTTGCCATCTCTGCAGAAGTAGCATAAGCAGTCATATGCATGATGGAAGAAATTGCACCCGTGACAGCCATTGCTTCTTGTGAATCATAAGGGATACCCATAATCATGAGAAGGGATCCAAGGTTTGCATACCCAAGACCTAAAGTCCTAAATTTGTATGATAATTCCGCAATTTCTTTCGAAGGGAACTGTGCCATAAGAACCGAAATTTCTAGAATGATGGTCCAAATTTTGTTGAGGTAACGGTAACCTTCTACATCAAAGGTTCCATCTTCTTTTAAAAATTTGACAAGGTTTGCAGAAGCCAGGTTACATGCTGTGTTGTCTAGGAACATGTATTCAGAACATGGGTTCGATGCATTGATTGCTCCATCTTCTGGACAAGTGTGCCATTCGTTGATTGTGCTGTGGTATTGAGTACCAGGGTCTGCAGAGTTCCAAGCAGCGTTTGCAATCCTTTCCCAAAGATCACGAGCGCGTAAGGTTTTTGCCGCTTTTGGTTCACGACCTTCTTTTCGGGCTTTTTCCTTTTCCGTACGATTGATGAGGTGGAAGGGTAGGTCTTTTTCGACCGCTTCCATAAACTCATTTGTGATACGTACAGAGTTATTTGAATTTTGTCCTGAGACTGTGTTGTAAGCTTCTGATTGCCAATCAGTTGTGAGTTCTTCAAAGAGAAGGTCTTTGTATCCTTGTTTGGATAAGTCGATCACTCGTTTGATATAATTGTCTGGAACAAAGGCTTTCCTTGCTTTTTGGATCGCTTTTTTGAGATCCACGTTTGCAGCTGGATCGTATGCCTTTTCTTCACCAAGTGTTTGTTTGGCGGAAGCACAAGCATTCATAATTTCATTTAATAGTCTGTTATTGAGGATGGATCCTGTCACAAGGGAAGCTACTTTTTTCTCTTCTTGGACTTTCCAATCAATGAACTCTTCGATGTCTGGATGGTCCATATCAAGGCAAACCATCTTTGCGGCACGACGAGTGGTTCCGCCAGACTTAATCGCTCCGGCAGCTCGGTCCCCAATTTTTAAGAAAGACATAAGGCCTGAACTTTTACCACCTCCAGAAAGGGATTCGTTGGCAGCACGAAGGTTGGAAAAATTGGTTCCAGTACCCGAACCATATTTAAAGAGGCGAGCTTCCCTGACCCAAAGGTCCATGATCCCACCTTCATTCACTAAATCATCATCAACTGATTGGATAAAACATGCATGAGGTTGTGGGTGTTCGTAAGAAGAGGCCGATCTCACTAATTTTCCAGATTTTGGATCTACATAATAATGACCTTGTGATTTTCCATCGATCCCATAAGCCCAATGGAGTCCAGTATTGAACCATTGTGGGGAGTTCGGAGCAGACATTTGGCTTGCGAGCATAAAGATGACTTCTTCATAGAAGACTCGAGCACTATCTTCATCAGAAAAATAACCGTATTTAAAACCCCAATAAGTCCAACAACCTGCCAAACGGTGGAATACCTGTTTGGAATCAGATTCTCCGACATATCGATCTTCTGGATTGAGGGCGATGAGTTTTTCATCATCAGGAACCGATCGTTGTAACCATTCTGGGATTCCTTTTTCAGCTACTTTTTTTAAGTATTTGGGAACACCTTTGCGGCGGAAATATTTCTGAGCAAGGATATCGGTTGCAACTTGCGACCAAAAATCAGGAACTTCGACGCCGTTTGCTTCAAACACAACGGATCCATCGGTATTGGTAATCTTTGAGTCCTTACGAACCCATGTTAAATTTGGGTATAAACCCTTGTTCCCTTTGGTAAAATGCCTCTCAATCTTCATGCAAGAACCCCATCTCAAACAACATATAAAATTTCTATTTTTTTCCTCTACCAGGAGCGGAGAGGATTATGTCACAATGAAGGAATCTTAAGTTGGAAACATCCATTTTTTCAGACCAAGCGACGGGATTTTTTAGAAATTTTTCAAATTTTCTCGTAACTAAGACATAATTTTTTCATTGACCTAGCGACCTTCCTCCGTAGTATGGTCACAGATTCGAGATTCCCCTTTAGCTCAGTCGGTAGAGCAAATGACTGTTAATCATTGGGTCGCTGGTTCGAGCCCAGCAGGGGGAGCGGTCTTGTGATTGGCCATTTGGAATCCTCTAAACTCCGAAAATTCTTCTCCTTTTCCCTAAAAATTTCCACCATTTTCCCAACATCCTTCCTTTATTTCTCAAAAAAATCACTCATAGCCTACACAATTTTGTGTTTAATTCCTTTTTTCGCAGTTTCCTTTGCGAATTCTCTCCCAAATTCATCAAAAACTCCGATTTTTTCCCAGTCAGAACAAATCATACTCATTCTCGGAAAACCTGGAAATACCCAAGGCAAACTGTATTTTTTTGCCGCTGATGGAGGAGAATGGAAGGAAATTGTTTCACGGGTTCCTGTTTGGTTTGGAAGGAGCGGGCTTATTTCTGCCGATAAAAAACGAGAAGGGGACGGATTTACTCCCAGTGGTAGTTTTCCCGTAAAACGAGTGTTTGGGTACACTCGTCGGTCAATACGAAATTTAGAATACACTCAAATTCGAAGAAAAGACCATTGGAGTGATGCCTCAAATTCAAAACATTACAATCAATTCATTCGGAATTATGAGAAGGGAGCAACTTCTTTATGGAATTCACCCATTTACCAACTTTTCATTGCTATTGAACATAATACCAATGCAAGTATTCCCGGATATGGAAGTATGATTTTCCTCCATCCTTGGGACGAAACCAAACCAACGTCAGGTTGTGTAGGTTTAAAATTTTCAGATTTGGAAACCATCATTCAAAATTTAAATGGTAACAAAAATCCATTCATTCTCATCGTAGAATCAGAAGAGGAAATCTAACAAAAAAGCCGGTATTCCTTTCGAAAATACCGGCAAAAATGTTGTTTAGGATTTTATAAAAAGTTTAGTTTGAGCTTAGAAGAAAGTCTTTATAATCAGGTGTTTTCATCTCTTTTTCCCATCGACTCCAAGTGTAGGGCCACATCGCTGGATCACCATCTGGATCTAAATACCAACTTTGACATCCCCCAAGCCAAACTGTACCTGCCATACCTTTTTTAAGATAAGCTGCAAATCTTTGTAAGGCTTCCTCTGTAGTTTGGATTGAGTTGAATTTTCGTTTTCGCCAATCTTCAATGATCTTTAACACATATTTGGTTTGAACTTCACTCATAGCAATGACCGAAAAATTTCCGATAGGTGTGTTAGGACCTAACATCAAAACAAAATTCGGAAAATGTGGAATAAAAAGTGATCGATAAGCTTGTACTTTCTTTTTCCAAACGGTATCAATGGAGATTCCATTTTCTCCTGTTAAATTCATTGGACGCATGAAATTAAATGGATGGAAACCAGTTGCAAGAACTAAAACATCTAATTCATGTAAGACTCCATCTTTTGTGACAACACCATTCTCTGTGATTTTTTCAATTCCTTCCGTCACTAAGTCTGCGTTAGGTTTTTGAATGGCATCATAAAATGTTGAATTAACGATGACACGTTTGCAACCAACGCGATAATCTGGAGTTAATTTTTTTCGGAGAACAGGATCTTTTACGGATGTGCGCAGGTTTCGTTTGCATAAATAACTCATTAATAAATGTGGGATTTTTTTCCCAATCACCGCTTTTGAAAAAGTTTGTTCGACGGCGAATGTATACCATTTATGAAATCGTTTTAGAATATTCGGTTCTTTTCTCCACTTTTGTTTGTCTTTTTCAGTATAAGTAGTATCTGGAACTTTGACAATCCACTGTGGTGTCCTTTGGAAAACTGAAACTTTTTTTCCAAGTTTCATCACCTCAGGGATTACTTGAGCAGCTGTTGAACCTGTTCCTATGACTCCAATTCGTTTCCCTTCAAGTGAGACAGAATGGTCCCACTCAGCTGTGTGGAAACAATTTCCTTTGAAACGATCGAGTCCAGGAATGTTCGGTTTGGCTGGATGGTGTAAAATTCCTGTCGCAGAAATGAGAAAGTCGGAAACATACGTTTTTCCCTTGGAAGTTTTGACTGTCCATTTTCCATTTTGGTAGGAACCATCTGTCACCGCTTCATTGAAGTGGATTTTCGGAGTTACTTTGTATTCGTCACTCACACGTTTGAAGTATGCTTGGATCTCGTCTCCATGTGCAAATCGATGGCTCCATTCTGGATTTGGTGCAAAACTATATGTATACATATGAGCAGGGATATCACAGGCCACACCAGGATAAGTGTTCTCTCTCCATGTCCCACCTAAGTCATGTTTCTTTTCTAAAATGGTAATATCGGTGATCCCTGCTTTTTCCAACTCAATCGCCAAAAGAATGCCTGTCATTCCTGCACCGATCACCACAACAGATGGATTTCTCAGAAGTGATGTTGTCATTTGTTCCCTCATTTGTTAAATTCCGATCTCAATATTGTTATGAGAACATGGTTCTGTATTTCACAACTGAGAGAAAATGACATCGGATTATTGAACGTTTGCAATAAAAAAAACATATTTATGATAAAAAACGGAAGATAGAAATAATAATTAGAATCATACTGATTCTAAAATTTTTCCGATGAACAAATGACACAATGGTTCACTTACGATACCTTGCCTCACTGCAAAGGTTACTTACCTTTAAAAAGATAAAGAAATTCAAATTTTACATAAGATACGAAACGAGGTTTGAGTAGAATTAACCTTCCCACAAATATTTTATTTAAGTGTTGACTTAATTAAGTAAATACTTAAATATATACATGATGAATGCTTTTGCAGTTTTAGCAGATGAGACAAGAAGAGATATTATTCGACTTGTTGCCAAAAAAGGGGAGCTTAGCTCAACAGAAATTAGTCAGAACTTTCAAATGACTCCTCCAGCAGTTTCCCAACATTTAAAACTACTTAAGGAAGCAAAAATCCTTCATATGAAAAAAGATGCGCAAAAACGAATTTATAGTTTGAACCATGAAGGAATGAGGGAAATGGAAGATTGGATTTTAGAGATAAAAAATCTTTGGACGAAACGTTTGGATCGGTTAGATCGTTATGTAATGAAATTAAAAAGTGAGAAAACAAATGGGAAACAATAACTTAGAAACAATCATCGAAGATAACAAAGTAAAGTATAAAAAATATTTTGATGTTCCAGTCGATTTACTCTTTGAGGTTTGGTCGAAACCTGAACATTTAATGGAATGGTGGGGACCAGATGGTTTCACATTAACGATTAAAAGTTTAAATTTTTCCAATGGTGGTATTTGGGAATTTGTTATGCACGGACCAGATGGGCATGATTATAATAATAAAATCCAATTTATCGAGATTCAAAAACCAAATTACATTTTATATAAACATATTGGAGATGGTGAAGGTGAAGTAGATGTTGATTTTGAATCTAGGATAATCTTTGAAAAATCTGGTGATGGAACAATTTTTACTATGGAACAAGTTTTTTCCAGCAAACAAGAGTTAGAGAGAGTCAACAAAAAATATGGAGCCATTGAAGGTGGAAAACAACATATTGGAAACCTGGAATACTATTTGGAAAAAATTTTAAAAAACAATCTGGTTTAGGAAAAGATAGGCTTTCCTTTTACTCTGTCACAAAACTGGAAGTTATACCGGCCACAGGAAAATACACTTAGTTTAGTGTATTCGTTTAACCAATGCATTGGCAAACGTATTGATAAAATATACTTCGTTCAGTGATTCTGTGGTTTGTATAATCTTAAGACAAGGATTTTCCCTAAAAATTTTCTATTTCTAACCATTCTAAGCCAGGTTTTTGATCGACTTCAGTCGGTCAAAATTCTATTCTACCAAAAATGCCGAAAACACTAGGGAAAAACCTAGGGGAATGCGGGGATTGTTTCTGGGATTTTCCGAATCCACAATCACAGATTTTGGCACCTTGGGAGAATCATAGATCAAAGTGACTCTGAAATCAAAAAATTATATAATATTCATTGTATTGCCGGTTTTACTCTGTTTCTGTGATTGTTCTTCCGTGGATTTAGGGAATCCTTGCGACCCAGGAAGTAAAACATACTCGGAGCTCTTATTTTTAAAAGAAATTCTACGAGACAATTCGCCGCATTGCGGAGTTGTTTCCACGAAAACTGCTGTTATATTTAGTAATTTTCAAAGTGCTGATATTGTCATTGGCCAGCCCGATTTTGTGACAAAAAACTCAATTTTGTCGGGAGCAAGTTTAAACCAACCGGGACCAGTTACTGTCAGTGGTAATAAACTGTATATATCCGATTCCAGAAATCATCGAATTTTGGGTTATCATCAAATTCCTAGTTTGAATGGTGCCACTGCAGATTTTGTGATTGGCCAAGCGGATTTTGTTTCTACCTATGTTGCTGTTCCTCCAACAGCTACATCTTTTAGATACCTTTGGACCATAACATCTTCCAATG
Proteins encoded in this region:
- a CDS encoding L,D-transpeptidase family protein; the protein is MCLIPFFAVSFANSLPNSSKTPIFSQSEQIILILGKPGNTQGKLYFFAADGGEWKEIVSRVPVWFGRSGLISADKKREGDGFTPSGSFPVKRVFGYTRRSIRNLEYTQIRRKDHWSDASNSKHYNQFIRNYEKGATSLWNSPIYQLFIAIEHNTNASIPGYGSMIFLHPWDETKPTSGCVGLKFSDLETIIQNLNGNKNPFILIVESEEEI
- a CDS encoding vitamin B12-dependent ribonucleotide reductase; protein product: MKIERHFTKGNKGLYPNLTWVRKDSKITNTDGSVVFEANGVEVPDFWSQVATDILAQKYFRRKGVPKYLKKVAEKGIPEWLQRSVPDDEKLIALNPEDRYVGESDSKQVFHRLAGCWTYWGFKYGYFSDEDSARVFYEEVIFMLASQMSAPNSPQWFNTGLHWAYGIDGKSQGHYYVDPKSGKLVRSASSYEHPQPHACFIQSVDDDLVNEGGIMDLWVREARLFKYGSGTGTNFSNLRAANESLSGGGKSSGLMSFLKIGDRAAGAIKSGGTTRRAAKMVCLDMDHPDIEEFIDWKVQEEKKVASLVTGSILNNRLLNEIMNACASAKQTLGEEKAYDPAANVDLKKAIQKARKAFVPDNYIKRVIDLSKQGYKDLLFEELTTDWQSEAYNTVSGQNSNNSVRITNEFMEAVEKDLPFHLINRTEKEKARKEGREPKAAKTLRARDLWERIANAAWNSADPGTQYHSTINEWHTCPEDGAINASNPCSEYMFLDNTACNLASANLVKFLKEDGTFDVEGYRYLNKIWTIILEISVLMAQFPSKEIAELSYKFRTLGLGYANLGSLLMIMGIPYDSQEAMAVTGAISSIMHMTAYATSAEMAKELGPFAGYEKNKEHMLRVMRNHRRAAYNAPKEEYEGLTITPVGINPSFLPSYLLEAAKEDSDRALELGEQYGYRNAQVTVIAPTGTIGLVMDCDTTGIEPDFALVKYKKLAGGGYFKIINQSVPAALKKLGYSQAEQDAIVNYCKGHATFNGAPGVNTARLKEKGFTEDVLEKLEKQLPFVFDIQFAFNKFTLGEDFLAKTLGIDPSLYNSMGFNLLETLGFTADEIAQANDYVCGTMTIENAPFIKEKDLPVFDCANKCGKYGKRFLSYQSHIRIMAAAQPFISGAISKTINLPEEATIEDVKNAYLMSWKVMIKANALYRDGSKLSQPLNSVFQLLSAVGDEEEELSTSSTPKTVTEVAEKLVYKYISERRKLPHRRAGYTQKAMVGGHKVYLRTGEYEDGQLGEIFIDMHKEGAAFRSLMNAFAIAVSLGLQHGVPLEEFVEAFTFFKFEPNGMVSGNPHIKMSTSVIDYIFRELAITYLGRYDLAQVSPEDLRTDEVGRKAEPARETVGKSETSGPRTPLQVNAISMKSVLEDKQEVVAVAGQTAQPTQTQAQTAAATLKIIAEARTKGYTGDSCTECGSFQMVRNGACLKCISCGSTTGCS
- a CDS encoding flavin-containing monooxygenase; translation: MTTSLLRNPSVVVIGAGMTGILLAIELEKAGITDITILEKKHDLGGTWRENTYPGVACDIPAHMYTYSFAPNPEWSHRFAHGDEIQAYFKRVSDEYKVTPKIHFNEAVTDGSYQNGKWTVKTSKGKTYVSDFLISATGILHHPAKPNIPGLDRFKGNCFHTAEWDHSVSLEGKRIGVIGTGSTAAQVIPEVMKLGKKVSVFQRTPQWIVKVPDTTYTEKDKQKWRKEPNILKRFHKWYTFAVEQTFSKAVIGKKIPHLLMSYLCKRNLRTSVKDPVLRKKLTPDYRVGCKRVIVNSTFYDAIQKPNADLVTEGIEKITENGVVTKDGVLHELDVLVLATGFHPFNFMRPMNLTGENGISIDTVWKKKVQAYRSLFIPHFPNFVLMLGPNTPIGNFSVIAMSEVQTKYVLKIIEDWRKRKFNSIQTTEEALQRFAAYLKKGMAGTVWLGGCQSWYLDPDGDPAMWPYTWSRWEKEMKTPDYKDFLLSSN
- the gspN gene encoding type II secretion system protein GspN, whose amino-acid sequence is MAKENELEEDFDLEEDMTIQESLLEEDNELFDEDNDEEHTKVNRKEIFILVTISFVSFLIFTIFIFPLNEIVRSILIKTGKETGVIMDAKEIHFPMIGRKSFDSFVVSLPSGAALKAEEVSLGISLLGILQSRLEGDVNVGYFSYEGSDLSIGIQTIDLPIRLSPLDDKITKWNGEGEITLSGGKIKESMEIPFLGSLKGTDIKKANLLFKVRSGKLLIERGTLDSNIAKFQFQGVVRLSDTISFSQLDLKVCFSFTDKFALERQDLVGMVALLPQEAGKTCIPVRGTLSSPKVDLPNLNQLGGGIPKTEDGSIEPAPTP
- a CDS encoding SRPBCC family protein codes for the protein MGNNNLETIIEDNKVKYKKYFDVPVDLLFEVWSKPEHLMEWWGPDGFTLTIKSLNFSNGGIWEFVMHGPDGHDYNNKIQFIEIQKPNYILYKHIGDGEGEVDVDFESRIIFEKSGDGTIFTMEQVFSSKQELERVNKKYGAIEGGKQHIGNLEYYLEKILKNNLV
- a CDS encoding ArsR/SmtB family transcription factor codes for the protein MNAFAVLADETRRDIIRLVAKKGELSSTEISQNFQMTPPAVSQHLKLLKEAKILHMKKDAQKRIYSLNHEGMREMEDWILEIKNLWTKRLDRLDRYVMKLKSEKTNGKQ